In one window of Legionella fallonii LLAP-10 DNA:
- a CDS encoding MFS transporter codes for MAHYNMQAESIEKSGIKSFLPWMVWGLGCLFYFYECLLQVSPSVMSNELMKDFAVTSQTLGILSGIYFYSYAAMQLPGGVMMDYFGPHRLLTVATLVCAVSTIAFGLTNSFFMACTARLMIGFGSAFAAVGTMKLAANWFPPQRFALLTGLMVTIGMMGAIGGEAPLAMLIDEFGWRHSMTIMGCLGIVLAALIILIARDTPKNYNPNIHHHSIEEEHLLPSLMTLIKNKQLWLVALYGGLMYMATPVFCGLWGVPFLMNKMQIAKSTAANYVSLVFIGWAIASPLWGIFSNRIGLRKPPMYIGCVGALICSTLFIFAPITSSFYMEFLLFIFGVFSAGFLPAFTVAKELCNRKYVATGLSFMNMMNMVGIALAQPLIGYILDKMWTGEMAGSVRMYPLSAYHTALSILPIGMLIALLILPRIKETYCQSAHE; via the coding sequence ATGGCTCATTATAATATGCAGGCTGAATCTATAGAAAAATCAGGCATAAAATCATTTTTACCCTGGATGGTATGGGGCTTAGGCTGCTTATTTTATTTTTATGAATGTCTCTTACAGGTATCCCCCAGCGTAATGAGCAATGAGCTAATGAAAGATTTCGCGGTGACTAGCCAAACATTAGGTATTTTATCAGGAATCTATTTTTATTCCTATGCAGCAATGCAATTACCAGGCGGCGTAATGATGGATTATTTTGGACCGCATAGACTACTTACCGTAGCAACATTGGTTTGTGCTGTGAGCACTATAGCCTTTGGTCTTACTAATAGTTTTTTCATGGCATGTACGGCAAGGCTGATGATAGGTTTTGGCTCTGCTTTTGCAGCGGTTGGAACGATGAAACTCGCAGCCAATTGGTTTCCACCACAACGTTTTGCCTTATTAACTGGTCTAATGGTTACTATAGGAATGATGGGGGCCATTGGAGGTGAAGCACCATTAGCCATGCTTATTGATGAATTTGGTTGGCGTCACAGTATGACCATTATGGGATGTCTCGGTATTGTTTTAGCTGCTTTAATTATATTGATTGCAAGAGACACACCCAAAAATTACAATCCGAATATTCACCATCACTCCATTGAAGAAGAGCATTTACTTCCGAGTCTGATGACATTAATAAAAAATAAACAATTATGGTTGGTGGCCTTATATGGAGGCCTAATGTATATGGCAACCCCCGTCTTTTGTGGGCTTTGGGGGGTTCCTTTCTTAATGAATAAAATGCAGATTGCCAAATCCACAGCAGCTAATTATGTCTCTCTAGTATTTATAGGTTGGGCTATTGCTAGTCCATTATGGGGAATTTTTTCTAATCGAATTGGTTTGCGTAAACCCCCTATGTATATAGGCTGCGTAGGGGCTTTAATTTGCTCCACTCTCTTTATCTTTGCACCAATAACCTCCTCTTTTTACATGGAATTTCTTCTATTTATCTTTGGAGTTTTTTCTGCTGGCTTTTTACCAGCCTTTACTGTAGCTAAAGAGTTATGCAACAGAAAGTATGTTGCTACTGGATTAAGTTTTATGAACATGATGAATATGGTTGGTATTGCATTAGCACAGCCTCTAATTGGTTATATTCTTGATAAAATGTGGACAGGCGAAATGGCTGGGTCAGTCAGGATGTATCCTTTGTCAGCCTACCATACGGCCTTGTCGATTCTTCCTATTGGTATGCTTATTGCGTTACTTATATTGCCAAGAATCAAAGAAACCTATTGCCAAAGTGCTCATGAATGA
- the miaB gene encoding tRNA (N6-isopentenyl adenosine(37)-C2)-methylthiotransferase MiaB yields the protein MAKKLYIKTNGCQMNEYDSSKMAEVLYESHGLVKTDQVDEADVILLNTCSIREKAQEKVFSQLGQWREYKAKNPHVVIGVGGCVASQEGAEIIKRAPFVDVVFGPQTLHRLPALLNERMEKKKPVVDISFPEIEKFDHLPAPRAEGPTAFVSIMEGCSKYCSFCVVPYTRGEEISRPFDDVLAECYQLAIQGVREINLLGQNVNDYRGSMENGDIADLALLIHYIAAIDGIGRIRFTTSHPLAFSDNLINAFAEVPELANHLHLPVQSGSDRILGLMKRGYTALEFKSKIRKLRKVRPDIRLSTDIIVGFPGETDKDFQDTMDLVHEIGFDTSFSFIYSPRPGTPAANLPDETPIEVKKQRLQILQNRLLLQASRYSQSMVGSTQRILVTGLSKKDSQQLAGRTECNRVVNFDGPEHLIGQFVTIQISDALPNSLRGRLIETETQTA from the coding sequence ATGGCTAAAAAATTATATATTAAAACAAATGGCTGCCAAATGAACGAATACGATTCATCAAAAATGGCGGAAGTATTATACGAATCACATGGCTTAGTTAAAACAGATCAAGTAGATGAAGCAGATGTAATACTACTTAATACATGTTCCATCCGAGAAAAAGCACAGGAAAAAGTATTTTCACAGCTGGGCCAATGGCGAGAATATAAAGCTAAAAATCCTCATGTTGTCATAGGTGTAGGTGGTTGTGTTGCTAGCCAAGAAGGGGCAGAAATCATTAAAAGAGCTCCTTTTGTCGATGTAGTGTTTGGTCCTCAAACCCTACACCGGCTTCCTGCTTTACTTAATGAGCGAATGGAAAAGAAAAAACCTGTTGTTGATATCAGTTTTCCTGAAATAGAAAAATTTGACCACTTGCCAGCTCCCCGTGCCGAAGGACCAACCGCGTTTGTTTCTATCATGGAAGGCTGCAGCAAATATTGTAGTTTCTGTGTTGTTCCTTACACTAGAGGAGAGGAAATCAGTCGGCCATTTGATGATGTCTTAGCAGAGTGCTATCAACTGGCAATACAGGGTGTACGAGAAATTAATTTGCTTGGCCAAAACGTTAATGATTATCGCGGTTCAATGGAAAATGGTGATATAGCTGATCTGGCGTTATTAATCCACTACATCGCAGCTATAGATGGAATAGGCAGAATTCGCTTTACTACCTCCCATCCCCTAGCTTTCTCAGACAATTTAATTAATGCCTTTGCAGAAGTTCCCGAACTGGCAAATCATTTACACTTACCAGTACAAAGTGGTTCAGATCGAATATTAGGCTTGATGAAGCGAGGTTATACTGCTTTAGAATTTAAATCCAAAATCAGAAAACTACGAAAAGTACGGCCAGATATTCGTCTTTCAACTGATATTATTGTAGGTTTCCCTGGCGAAACAGATAAAGATTTCCAGGATACTATGGATCTAGTACATGAAATTGGCTTCGATACCTCATTCAGTTTCATTTACAGCCCAAGACCCGGAACGCCTGCAGCTAATCTTCCAGATGAAACGCCTATAGAGGTAAAAAAACAAAGACTACAAATTCTTCAAAACAGGCTATTGTTACAAGCATCTCGTTATAGTCAATCAATGGTGGGTAGTACTCAGCGAATATTGGTCACTGGTTTATCTAAAAAAGATAGCCAACAATTAGCAGGTCGTACTGAATGTAATCGCGTGGTCAATTTTGATGGCCCCGAACATTTAATAGGACAATTTGTTACTATCCAAATCAGTGATGCGCTCCCTAACTCATTAAGAGGCCGACTCATTGAAACTGAGACGCAAACAGCCTAA
- the fliD gene encoding flagellar filament capping protein FliD, protein MGLSSPGIGSGLDVKAIVEALVKADITPAQSKHDKKLESVNTELSAVGQLKSSLSSLQETLHTLSDIDKFYTKKFTLSEQGYLTATLTNDAIKGTYQIAVQNLAQQQTLATGYFANDAMSIGSYGTMTINFGTYSSDNSTFTPNQDATSLTINISEDNNSLSAVCDAINNSNSGVIATVVDDSQGARLTLSSKETGEAYSMQISGDITALNYDPTTGVNSLTQTMAAQNSTILLNGLTISQNSNQLENVINGVTLNLTGATEGSTISMTIDDNQDQLTNLINEFVKKYNDTITFLTNLTGYNRETEQRGVFQGDPQFRKLKLNLTRWATAPLNNGNKSIQSLADLGIKTNKQGLLEINQDMFKQALSKNYNEIGALFAKTATATDSAISVQAVGNKVPAGTYAIDLTEFAPGVSMSGTIGPYAATSGDGQTLHGSDVLASLTLDVAGGSSGLRGNIIVTDGIAVLLDQLIDSYMDSKKGDLTQRNTSLDKEVDKLTKTQEKIDMRKEQVEKRYLRQFQALDLLISDLQSVSSALTQLMDTLPKLKVK, encoded by the coding sequence ATGGGTTTATCATCTCCAGGCATTGGCTCAGGTCTTGATGTTAAAGCTATTGTTGAGGCTTTAGTAAAAGCCGACATTACACCAGCTCAATCAAAACATGACAAGAAACTAGAAAGCGTTAATACAGAGCTATCCGCGGTGGGACAGCTAAAAAGTTCATTATCTAGCCTACAAGAAACCCTACATACCTTATCCGACATCGATAAATTCTATACAAAAAAATTTACATTAAGTGAACAAGGATATCTCACTGCAACGCTTACTAATGATGCAATAAAAGGAACTTATCAAATTGCAGTCCAAAATCTAGCACAACAGCAAACACTGGCAACCGGATATTTTGCTAACGATGCTATGAGCATTGGTTCTTATGGAACGATGACCATCAATTTCGGCACTTACAGTTCAGATAACAGTACATTTACTCCCAATCAAGATGCCACATCACTTACAATTAATATCTCAGAAGATAATAATAGTCTTAGTGCTGTTTGTGATGCTATTAATAACTCAAACTCAGGCGTTATAGCCACCGTAGTAGATGACAGTCAGGGAGCAAGATTAACTTTAAGCTCCAAGGAAACCGGCGAAGCCTATTCCATGCAAATTAGCGGAGATATAACCGCATTAAATTATGACCCAACAACTGGGGTTAACTCTTTAACTCAAACTATGGCTGCTCAAAATAGTACAATCCTTCTTAATGGATTAACCATAAGTCAAAATAGCAATCAGCTAGAAAATGTTATTAATGGGGTAACCCTTAATTTAACGGGAGCTACGGAAGGCAGTACGATTTCCATGACTATTGACGATAATCAGGATCAATTAACTAACCTGATTAACGAGTTTGTCAAAAAATATAATGACACGATTACTTTTTTAACTAATTTAACGGGATATAACCGTGAAACGGAACAAAGGGGCGTATTCCAAGGCGATCCGCAATTTAGAAAATTAAAACTCAATTTAACTCGGTGGGCTACCGCTCCGTTAAATAATGGTAATAAGTCCATTCAATCACTGGCTGATCTGGGAATTAAAACAAATAAACAGGGGCTGCTTGAAATCAACCAAGACATGTTTAAGCAAGCCTTATCAAAAAATTACAATGAAATTGGAGCATTATTTGCTAAAACGGCTACTGCAACTGATAGTGCGATTAGTGTCCAAGCCGTAGGTAATAAAGTACCAGCAGGAACCTATGCTATTGATCTAACAGAGTTTGCCCCTGGGGTGAGCATGTCAGGAACTATAGGTCCCTATGCCGCAACGTCAGGTGATGGTCAGACGTTACACGGTAGTGATGTACTTGCATCTTTAACCTTAGATGTAGCGGGTGGCTCATCTGGTCTTCGAGGAAATATCATTGTTACTGATGGGATAGCTGTTTTATTGGATCAGTTAATAGATTCATATATGGATAGTAAAAAAGGAGATTTAACGCAAAGAAATACATCATTAGATAAAGAGGTAGATAAATTAACCAAAACGCAAGAAAAAATTGATATGCGTAAAGAACAAGTTGAAAAAAGATATTTGCGTCAGTTCCAAGCACTAGATCTGTTGATTAGTGACTTACAATCAGTGAGTAGTGCTCTTACCCAACTAATGGACACCTTACCAAAGTTAAAAGTAAAATAA
- the accD gene encoding acetyl-CoA carboxylase, carboxyltransferase subunit beta, translating to MSWFKKLLPSRIRTETSQKKGVPEGLWVKCLGCNEVLYSTELTKNLMVCPSCNFHHRISARVRIAQFLDEGGQEEIAANLEPQDRLKFRDSKKYKDRISQAQKATGEKEALIVVKGTLSQQPIIAGAFEFNFMGGSMGATVGEKFVRAVNVAVAENRPYVCFTASGGARMQEGLFSLMQMAKTSAALAKFAETGLPFIVVLTDPTMGGVSASFASLGDVIIAEPNALIGFAGPRVIEQTVRQTLPEGFQRSEFLLEHGHIDMIVERKFLRSTISELISKLTHQGTESFFAKSMD from the coding sequence ATGAGCTGGTTTAAAAAACTATTACCATCAAGAATAAGGACAGAAACCTCACAGAAAAAAGGCGTGCCTGAGGGGTTGTGGGTTAAGTGTTTAGGGTGTAATGAGGTTCTTTATAGCACTGAATTAACAAAAAATTTAATGGTTTGTCCATCATGCAATTTTCATCATCGCATATCTGCTCGTGTCAGAATAGCTCAATTTCTTGATGAAGGTGGTCAAGAAGAAATCGCAGCAAATTTAGAGCCTCAAGATAGATTAAAATTTAGAGATTCGAAAAAATATAAAGACAGAATATCACAAGCACAGAAAGCGACTGGAGAAAAAGAAGCTTTAATTGTGGTTAAGGGAACTTTGTCTCAACAACCGATTATTGCCGGTGCATTTGAATTCAATTTCATGGGTGGTTCCATGGGAGCTACTGTAGGCGAAAAGTTTGTACGTGCGGTCAATGTGGCTGTAGCAGAAAATCGGCCCTACGTTTGTTTTACTGCTAGTGGCGGTGCCCGGATGCAAGAGGGATTGTTTTCTTTGATGCAAATGGCCAAAACCTCCGCAGCTCTTGCTAAGTTTGCTGAAACAGGCCTTCCTTTTATTGTTGTCTTAACCGATCCTACTATGGGAGGCGTTTCCGCTAGTTTTGCTAGTCTTGGTGATGTCATTATCGCTGAACCCAATGCATTGATTGGTTTCGCTGGTCCACGAGTAATTGAGCAAACAGTACGCCAGACCTTACCTGAAGGATTTCAGCGTAGTGAGTTTTTATTAGAGCACGGTCATATTGATATGATAGTTGAACGTAAATTTCTTCGTTCTACAATCTCTGAGTTAATATCTAAGTTAACCCATCAGGGTACGGAGAGTTTTTTTGCAAAAAGCATGGACTAA
- a CDS encoding L,D-transpeptidase, which translates to MISIIILLYFMLANSLSFAYKRFGETLCDTTDYFCMKIKQGESWDSLFPNVEERDIVKRVNRMNISLRQGMTIAVPKNIDRITIYDVSPFPRYIESSGEKTIYVSQKKLAWGAYDEDGELLWWGPISSGIGKCNVTGGCGTPTGSFRVIRKQDIDCVSTVFPRRSNGESGGALMPYCMHFFRGYALHGSYEVPGYRASHGCVRMFIEDARWLNEEFVDVPGGGMRGTRVVVDSADDPNDQ; encoded by the coding sequence ATGATATCAATAATTATTTTGTTGTATTTCATGTTAGCAAACTCTTTAAGCTTTGCTTATAAAAGATTTGGTGAAACATTATGTGATACAACAGATTATTTTTGCATGAAAATTAAACAAGGCGAGTCCTGGGATAGTCTTTTTCCTAATGTTGAAGAACGGGACATTGTCAAACGGGTTAACCGCATGAATATCAGTTTGCGCCAAGGAATGACTATAGCCGTGCCTAAAAACATTGACCGCATCACCATTTACGATGTCTCTCCTTTTCCTCGATATATAGAATCAAGCGGTGAAAAAACAATTTACGTCAGTCAAAAAAAATTAGCATGGGGAGCCTATGATGAAGATGGTGAACTACTCTGGTGGGGGCCAATTTCATCGGGGATAGGGAAATGTAATGTTACTGGCGGTTGCGGTACACCAACAGGCTCATTTCGCGTTATAAGAAAACAAGATATTGATTGTGTTTCTACAGTATTCCCACGAAGATCTAATGGTGAAAGTGGCGGTGCACTAATGCCATACTGTATGCATTTTTTCAGAGGATATGCACTACATGGTAGCTATGAAGTTCCTGGCTATAGGGCAAGTCACGGCTGTGTTAGGATGTTTATTGAAGACGCACGTTGGCTTAATGAAGAGTTTGTTGATGTTCCCGGCGGCGGGATGAGGGGAACTAGAGTGGTCGTTGATTCAGCAGATGATCCCAATGATCAATAA
- the fliS gene encoding flagellar export chaperone FliS, with product MKNPYKNVLNQYKSIELQTRVDTASPHELIDLLLQGARTHIATAQGNIQRKQIKEKGEHIGKALSIIEGLKSSLNHEDGGEIASNLLKLYDYIQTLLLKANLKNDENLLAESNLLLAQVHQAWQSIGSTQGQTETNSK from the coding sequence ATGAAAAATCCATACAAAAATGTTCTAAATCAATATAAATCAATAGAATTACAAACTCGCGTTGACACGGCGTCACCTCATGAACTGATTGACTTACTGCTACAAGGAGCAAGAACCCATATCGCTACAGCCCAAGGTAACATTCAACGCAAACAAATAAAAGAAAAAGGGGAGCATATAGGTAAAGCATTGAGCATTATTGAGGGATTAAAATCAAGCCTCAATCACGAAGACGGTGGAGAAATTGCATCGAATTTATTGAAGTTATATGACTACATTCAGACCCTACTGCTAAAAGCCAACTTAAAAAATGACGAAAACCTATTAGCTGAGTCTAATTTATTATTAGCTCAAGTTCATCAAGCCTGGCAATCTATCGGTTCGACACAAGGCCAAACAGAGACAAACTCAAAATAG
- a CDS encoding flagellin N-terminal helical domain-containing protein, protein MSQVINTNVTSLIAQRNLNGSASAMQTSIQRLSSGLRINSAQDDAAGLSISERMTAQIRGMNQAVRNANDGISLAQVAEGAMQETTNILQRMRELAVQSANATNNSSDRQSIQDEIGQLQNELDRVAFDTQFNDQRILDGSFTNASFQVGANANQTITFSIGNVQSSAIGGIASQTGTQVSALATTDLTIAVGNGATVSIDSSASYAGAANGQDATSAYAKAAAINEAGITGLSVTASTEGTQAVGTIGHGGATDTYNLTLNGVEVFNGQSVTNGLSNVALRDAINTVSTQTGVVASLDGGSITLTAADGRNISVSESGTNFVSGTDGISITGGAFDPATTPLRGQLTLSATESIAIGGTVANDGLSSFIAKDSLGINSIDVSTAAGAQTAIQRIDSAIDSVDSSRAAIGAIENRLDFTISNLQNVSDNLSAARSQIQDADYAAETANLTKNQILQQAGTAMLAQANSLPQSVLSLLGH, encoded by the coding sequence ATGTCACAAGTAATAAATACAAACGTTACTTCGCTTATTGCACAGCGTAACTTAAATGGATCAGCGAGCGCGATGCAAACCTCGATACAGCGTTTATCATCTGGCTTAAGAATTAATAGTGCTCAAGATGATGCTGCGGGTTTGTCTATTTCAGAACGAATGACGGCACAAATTCGAGGTATGAACCAAGCGGTTAGAAATGCTAATGATGGTATTTCTCTCGCCCAAGTTGCTGAAGGAGCGATGCAAGAAACGACCAACATCCTGCAACGTATGCGTGAACTTGCAGTGCAATCAGCAAATGCCACAAATAACTCAAGCGATAGACAATCTATCCAAGATGAAATTGGCCAGCTACAAAATGAACTAGATCGAGTTGCTTTTGATACACAATTTAACGATCAAAGAATTCTAGATGGCTCTTTCACTAATGCTAGTTTCCAAGTAGGAGCTAACGCCAACCAAACAATTACCTTTAGTATTGGCAACGTTCAATCCTCTGCTATCGGTGGAATCGCGTCTCAAACAGGTACTCAGGTAAGTGCCCTCGCAACAACAGACCTTACTATCGCAGTAGGAAACGGTGCAACAGTGTCAATTGACAGTTCAGCTAGTTATGCTGGTGCAGCCAATGGACAAGATGCAACTTCCGCTTATGCTAAAGCCGCGGCCATCAATGAGGCTGGAATTACCGGGCTATCTGTTACCGCGTCTACAGAAGGTACTCAAGCTGTTGGAACTATTGGTCATGGTGGCGCAACAGATACTTATAATTTAACGCTTAATGGAGTTGAAGTATTCAATGGCCAGTCAGTTACCAATGGTCTTAGTAATGTTGCATTAAGAGATGCTATTAACACAGTTTCTACTCAAACTGGTGTTGTCGCTTCTCTCGATGGAGGCAGTATCACATTAACGGCGGCTGATGGACGAAACATCAGTGTTTCTGAAAGTGGGACTAACTTTGTATCTGGTACAGATGGTATTTCTATAACAGGAGGTGCCTTTGACCCAGCCACAACCCCACTCCGCGGCCAACTAACACTAAGTGCTACAGAATCTATAGCTATAGGTGGGACTGTGGCTAATGATGGTCTCAGTTCATTCATTGCTAAAGACTCGCTTGGTATCAATTCAATTGATGTGAGTACAGCCGCTGGAGCACAAACCGCTATCCAACGAATTGACTCAGCAATTGACAGTGTTGACTCAAGTCGAGCTGCAATCGGTGCTATAGAAAACCGCCTCGATTTTACTATATCTAACCTACAAAACGTATCAGACAACTTATCCGCTGCTCGAAGTCAAATTCAAGACGCTGATTATGCTGCTGAAACAGCAAATTTAACTAAAAACCAAATCCTACAACAGGCAGGAACAGCGATGCTGGCTCAAGCAAACAGCTTGCCACAATCTGTTCTTTCCTTACTAGGTCATTAG